The Anopheles coluzzii chromosome 2, AcolN3, whole genome shotgun sequence genome window below encodes:
- the LOC120953648 gene encoding uncharacterized protein LOC120953648, translated as MRMDVFRWLPGACGSLGPALIPPAHIAVLWYFWQNYSRFVDKRFCSCSCWDTVFKGTYESGIASYKHMYFNATQNTMKMWLLIVVGVIALYECTKHLVQLLLQCKVRYTMIVLFLLSIFSHYYAWWAYLNYYNDEYYHQWNHQLFFTITELISTSVVLHLANVENQVTARKTLSIVGIALLHILASGVDQFISNVFRGEGYPHQVVRDLGFMIPDVMHLLLPLWLLRQTRLESFSTRPFYRDRNLRRDVVLMFFFVTVLFTICSFL; from the exons ATGAGGATGGACGTGTTCCGATGGCTTCCCGGGGCGTGTGGCAGCCTTGGCCCGGCGCTAATTCCACCGGCCCACATCGCGGTGCTGTGGTACTTCTGGCAAAACTATTCCCGGTTCGTGGACAAACGCTTCTGTTCCTGTTCCTGCTGGGATACCGTCTTCAAGG GAACGTACGAGTCGGGCATTGCGTCCTACAAGCACATGTACTTCAACGCAACGCAAAACACGATGAAGATGTGGCTGCTGATCGTGGTCGGTGTGATCGCGCTGTACGAGTGCACCAAGCATCTCGTCCAGCTGCTGCTCCAGTGCAAGGTGCGCTACACGATGATTGTGCTGTTTCTGCTGTCCATCTTCTCGCACTACTACGCCTGGTGGGCGTATCTGAACTACTACAACGACGAGTACTACCACCAGTGGAACCATCAGCTCTTCTTTACC ATTACCGAGCTCATATCAACCAGTGTCGTGCTGCATTTGGCGAATGTGGAGAATCAAGTGACCGCCCGCAAAACGCTTAGCATCGTCGGCATCGCCCTGCTGCACATTCTCGCGAGCGGTGTCGATCAGTTCATATCAAACGTGTTTCGCGGCGAAGGTTATCCCCATCAG GTCGTGCGGGATCTGGGCTTTATGATACCGGACGTGATGCAtctgttgctgccgctgtggTTGCTGCGGCAAACGCGCCTGGAAAGCTTCAGCACGCGCCCCTTCTACCGGGATCGAAACCTGCGCCGCGATGTGGTGCTGATGTTCTTCTTCGTTACAGTATTATTCACCATCTGTTCGTTCCTCTAG
- the LOC120953646 gene encoding L-aminoadipate-semialdehyde dehydrogenase-phosphopantetheinyl transferase codes for MSLRNGGHVRWAFDLAGWRPSLADLLLATSCIQPEEKLTLQRFVFRDDFNASLIGRLMMRRFVQLATDLAYDEIKFERDSKGKPFLKNEGVAVDFNVSHQGRYAVLAGMATKRLEATTTTTTTSPTPKIGVDVMKIEYGGGKPLDEFFRLMTRNFSDDEWRYIRGRDDASAQLEAFMRNWCLKESYVKNVGVGITVDLRKISFRIQTEVLARDRVVCDTTLRVNSEPMGNWRFEESLIDRDHCVAVSLENVPAEQDLSGNCFEVIDFRTLVEHHRPLLAIDENYCEGIISKEYKKSK; via the coding sequence ATGTCACTGCGGAATGGGGGTCACGTTCGCTGGGCATTTGACCTCGCGGGCTGGCGACCCAGTTTGGCGGATCTGCTGCTAGCGACGTCCTGCATACAGCCGGAGGAAAAGCTCACCCTGCAGCGGTTCGTGTTCCGGGACGATTTCAATGCGTCCCTCATCGGGCGGCTCATGATGCGCCGGTTCGTCCAGCTGGCCACCGATCTGGCGTACGACGAGATCAAGTTTGAGCGCGATTCGAAAGGCAAACCGTTCCTGAAGAATGAGGGTGTGGCGGTCGACTTTAACGTTTCGCACCAGGGCCGATACGCGGTGCTGGCCGGCATGGCTACGAAGCGGCTGGAGgctaccaccactaccaccaccaccagtccGACGCCCAAGATAGGCGTGGACGTGATGAAGATCGAGTACGGTGGGGGGAAACCGCTGGACGAGTTTTTCCGCCTGATGACGCGCAACTTCTCCGACGACGAGTGGCGCTACATACGCGGCCGCGATGACGCCAGCGCGCAGCTGGAAGCGTTCATGCGCAACTGGTGCCTGAAGGAGAGCTACGTGAAGAACGTGGGCGTGGGCATTACGGTCGATCTGAGGAAGATTAGCTTCCGCATCCAGACGGAGGTGCTGGCACGGGACCGGGTCGTGTGCGATACGACGCTGCGCGTCAACTCGGAACCGATGGGCAATTGGCGCTTCGAGGAGTCGCTGATCGATCGGGACCATTGCGTGGCGGTGTCGCTGGAGAACGTGCCGGCGGAGCAGGATCTGAGTGGCAACTGTTTTGAGGTGATTGATTTCCGGACGCTTGTGGAGCATCACAGACCACTGCTAGCGATCGATGAGAATTATTGTGAGGGTATTATTAGCAAGGAGTATAAGAAGTCCAAGTGA